CTTGCCACCACTGAATATGGCTCTCGCCCGTTATTTGGTGATCCAAGCACTAAAAAGCCACAAACTGCATGATCGGCATCTGCCTAGAGGGCTGGATATGCAGGCCTTATGTCTGATGTTGACTCGCCTGTCCCACTTGATTATTGACTGTCCGCAAATTGCCAGTCTGGATCTCAACCCGGTTCTCGCCGCTGGCCCGCAAATCACTCTGCTGGATATCAATCTGACCTTGCATGCCAAACCTAGCGATAATGCGCAGCGCTTAGCAATTATGCCCTACCCTAAGGAGCTGGAAGAAACTGCCCAACTGAAAGATGGCCGGGCGATCACCTTAAGACCCATTTTGCCTGAAGATGAACCACAGCATCATATATTTGACTCGGCGTTATCGGCCGAAGACAGGTATAAACGCTATTTCGGTGTGCGCGCCCCCATGACCCATGAGGAGATGGCAGTATTAACCCAGATAGATTACGCCCGGGAAATGGCTTTTATTGCCATCGCCCATCAGCATAATGGTGAAGAACTCACCTTGGGAGCCGTGCGGGCAGCCATTGATCCAGATAATACCGAGGCAGAATTTGCCATGGCCGTTCGCAGCGATCAGCAAGGATTAGGAATTGGCCGTCTGTTACTGGAAAAATTAATCCGCTATTACCGTAATAACCACACCCGAGTATTAACTGGCTTTACCATGTTTGAAAACCGAAATATGGCCAGTTTGGCTAAATCACTGGGGTTTAGCGTCAGTTTTGATATGGAAGAGCAGCTGATTAAAATGGTGTTGCCGCTTGAAAATAAAGATAAGGGATAAGGAAGCATAAGCAGGATAAGAATAAGACAAAGGATGATCCATCGCCCACGCCTTTATTTACTGCGACTTATTATTTGCAGCCAGCCCACTAACTGCATGGGTCACCATGCATTCAAGCTATACACGCTGGGGCTGGCACGAATAACTGAATCATAACGACTGAATCTTCAGCAAAAAAATCCGCCGTCAAAGTTTAACTCTGACGGCGGAGATACACCCTAAGACAGTGTCACAATAATTACAGTTAAGGTATTAACCCTTTATGCCGTCAATCGCTTCGCGACATAATTGGGTAATACGTTGCCAATCACCTGCATCCATCGCATCTGTTGGTGCAATCCAGCTACCACCGATACAATCAACATTTTTCAATGCCAAATAATCCAGATAGTTTGCAGGGCTGATGCCTCCGGTTGGACAGAAATGGATATCTGCCAATGGGCCAGCAAATGCTTTTAACGCGTTCACGCCACCGGATGCTTCCGCAGGGAAAAATTTAAAGTGGGTATAGCCCAGCGCCATCCCAGCCATCACTTCTGAAATACTGGCAACGCCTGGGATCAGTGGTACAGTTCCCGCCTTAGCGGCTTTTAGCAATTCCAGGGTTGCACCTGGAGTGATGGCAAACTGAGCACCTGCATCAACAGCCTGCTGCAACTGGGCTTCACTTAAAATGGTGCCAGCACCCACAATCGCTTCCGGTACTTCTTTGGCAATACGGCTGATAGCTGCCAAAGCGCAAGGAGTACGCAGTGTCACTTCCAATACACTGATCCCACCGGCAACCAGCGCGCGAGCCAGCGGCACAGCGTGCTCAATATCATTAATTACCATTACAGGCACAATTGGCCCACGGGCAAAAACATCCTGGGGCTGTAATGACCAGTTCGTTGTTTGCATCTTGTCTACTTCCTTCAGATCAATAGTGTTCATCAATTGCCGTGGTGCAGCGGGCGCCGGTTTCCGGGCTGCTCAAATGGGCACGCATCACAGCAAACAGTTCCCGTCCCATGCCATAGCTGACTGGGTGCAGGTCAATTTTTTCCGCTACTCGCTCGGCCAATATCGCATCATCCACCAACAGGCAGATTTCACCGCTGTCAGCATTGACTCTGATCAGATCGCCATCTTGAATTTTGGCAATCAATCCGCCATCAATCGCTTCTGGTGTCAAATGAATCGCCGCAGGCACTTTGCCAGAGGCTCCGGACATCCGGCCATCGGTCAACAGCGCCACTTTAAATCCTTTATCCTGTTGGGTACCCAACAGTGGGATCAGTTTATGTAGCTCTGGCATACCATTAGCTTTTGGTCCTTGACCTTTCACTACCACGACACAGTCTTTATCCAGCTCACCGGCTTTAAATAACGCGTCGAGTTTATTCTGATCGTCAATCACCACAGCTTGTGCTTCGATCACGCGATGCTCAGGTGCCACCGCAGATGCTTTGATCACAGCGCGGCCCAGGTTTCCCTGTAACAATTTCAGGCCGCCATTAGCCTGAAACGGCGTAGCACAGCCAGTCAGCACGTCTTTATCCAAACTTTCCTTAGGCCCATCCACCCAAATCAGCTCGCCATCGATCAATCGTGGCTCTTTGGTATAGCGCGATAAGCCAAACCCGGCCACAGTGCTGACATCTTCATGCAACAGTCCGGCATCCAGCAGCTCGCGGATCAAAAATGCCATACCACCGGCTGCGTGGAAATGGTTGATATCGGCATGACCATTGGGATACACCCGCGCCAATAATGGCACTGCATCTGATAATTCAGAGAAGTCATCCCAGTTAACTAAAATTCCGGCCGCACGAGCTGCAGCCACAATGTGCATCGTCAGGTTAGTGGAGCCACCGGTAGCCAGCAGCGCAACAATGCCGTTTACTACGGATTTTTCACTGACAATTTCACCAATAGGTGTGTATTGGCCACTGTGCTCAGTCAAACGACATACCTGTTTAGCAGCCATTTGCGTCAAGGCATTACGCAGCGGATCATCTGGATTAACAAAGGATGAGCCAGGCAACTGCAGCCCCATGACTTCCAGCATCAGCTGGTTAGAGTTTGCTGTCCCGTAAAAAGTGCAGGTACCCGCACTGTGATAACTTTGTGATTCCGCTTCCAACAGCGCACTGCGATCCAACTTACCTTGGGCAAATTGTTGACGAATTTTGGCTTTTTCTTTATTTGGAATGCCGGACTTCATTGGCCCTGCAGGCACAAACATCATAGGTAGGTGGCCAAAACTTAATGCGCCGATCAGCAAACCCGGCACGATTTTGTCACATATCCCCAGCAGAAGCGCACCGTCAAACATATTGTGAGACAAGCCCACTGCGGTGGCCATAGCGATCACTTCACGGCTGAGCAGGCTTAACTCCATCCCCGGCTGGCCTTGAGTGACACCGTCACACATGGCTGGCACACCACCGGCAACCTGAGCAACACTGCCAATTTCATGGCAAGCCGCTTTAATAATGTCAGGATAACTGCCATAAGGTTCATGGGCTGACAGCATATCGTTATAGGCGGTAATAATGCCGATGTTCGCCTTATTAAGCTGACGCAGCGTTGTCTTGTCTGCCTGATTACAAGCGGCAAAACCATGAGCCAGATTACCACAGCTCAGCGAACTACGATGAACACCCCGGGTTTTGGCGTCATTCAGCGCCGCCAGATATTTTGCCCGGCTGGTCTTACTGCGGGCGATAATTCTGTCTGTGACAGCCTGTACGACTGAGTGCATTTTGCCTCCTTAAGCACTCCAGTAGACATCTACCGGAGTCTTGTGTTGTGCCAATACCGCTCTTATCGGCATGGCATAGATATCGTCATCAGCCAGAGCCTGACGATATACCGCTAATTTTTGCTCCCCAACCAGATGCAAATAGATCTGACGACTGCCCAATATGGCGTTGCGGGTTAAGGTGATCCGCGCATGAGGAGCGCTTTGTGGCTGCACTGCGGCCAGCAGTGCATCACTGTTTAAGGCATGATTAAGTTCATCGGCAGGGGCGCAGGGAAACCAAGAGCAAGTATGGCCATCATTGCCCATGCCTAATACCACCACATCAAAAGGCCTTGGCAGATTGGCTAATGATTCACAAGCCATTTGTAATCCTGCCTCGGGGGTGGCAAACATGTTTTTCAACCCACGGAATTTGGCACACGCCGCATGCCCTTGCAGCAAATTAGCCCGAACTAAGGATTCATTGGAGTCCTTATCATAAGGCTCCACCCAGCGCTCATCTGCCAGCGTGATATACACATCACGCCAGTCAATGGCGATATCACTGAGTGCCCGAAACAGCTTCAGCGGCGTAGAGCCACCAGATACCACTAATGACGCCTCTCCTCGGCTATCAACCGCTTGCTGCAGTTGCTGCGCGATCCGCTCCGCCAACTGCTGCTCTAATGCTGCAGTAGTATCAAATGATTTAAATACCGTTTCCTTAATCATACCTGTCTCCTTATTCGTCCCAAGACCGGCCATCTTTGGTGATCAGCGCAACAGAAGCCACAGGGCCCCAGGTGCCAGCAGGATAAGATTTAGGTTTTTCGTTCGACATTTCCCATGCGGAAATAATACCGTCGACCCAAGTCCATGCCTGTTCCACTTCATCTCGGCGAACAAACAAAGCTTGGTTGCCCAACATGGCTTCTAATAACAGCCGCTCATAGGCATCGGCGATACGTTCATTTTTAAAGGTATCGGAGAAACTCAAATCCAGCTTGGTGGTTTGCAGGCGGGTAGTCTGCTCCAGACCTGGTACCTTATTCATCATCTGGATTTCCACCCCTTCATGGGGCTGCAGACGGATAGTCAGCTTATTGGGTGGCAGATTACGGTAGCTTGAGCGATACAGGTTATGGGGTGGGTTTTTGAAGTACACCACAATTTCTGAACTTTTAAACGGCATACGTTTACCGCTGCGCAGATAAAATGGCACACCGGCCCAACGCCAGTTATCGATATCCACCCGCAAAGCGACAAAGGTTTCGGCGGAAGAGTCTTGATTAGCCCCCTCCTCTTCCAAATAACCCGGTACAGGGCTGCCTTTAAGGAAACCGGATGAGTATTGGCCACGAACTGTGTTCTCATACACATTGTCCATATTAATTGGACGCAGTGATTTGAGTACTTTCACTTTTTCATCACGAATGCTGTCAGCATTCAAATTCACCGGAGGATCCATCGCCACTAAGGTCAACACCTGCAATAGGTGGTTTTGGATCATATCGCGCATCTGACCGGCTTTATCAAAGTAGCCCCAGCGCCCTTCAATCCCTACTTCTTCAGCAACAGTGATCTGCACATGGTCAATGGTGCGGTTATCCCACTTAGAGGCGAACAATGAGTTAGCAAAACGCAGGGCAATCAGGTTCTGTACCGTTTCTTTACCCAGATAATGGTCAATACGGTAAACCTGAGATTCCTGGAAATACGCTGATACCTGATCATTAATCACCTTGGATGATGCCAGATCAGAACCAATCGGTTTTTCCAGCACCACCCGGGTATCGGGCTTGATTAAATCCTGTTCGTGTAAACAGCGGCAGATATCACCAAAAATGGCGGGCGGCGTGGCGAAATAATTCACCATAACATGGGAAGGATTGAGCAGCTCGTTGAAGGCTGCATAACCGGCAGATTCGGTAAAGTTAGTGCCAACATAGTGGCAGCGGGAGAGGAAACGGGTAACTGTGTCTTCGCAAAGCTCTTCTTTAACGAAAGTATCCAGTGCCTTACGCACTAATACTATAAATTCATCCCGGGAAAAACTATCTTTGGCGACCCCGACAATTTGGGTCTCTTCATGCAGCAGCTGCGCTTTATCCAATTGGTACAGGGATGGCAGCAGCTTCCGACGAGCTAGGTCACCTTTGGTACCAAAGAGAACAAAATCACAGGCTTTGGCGGCTGAGGTTGTAATGCTCATGGCTTCAAGCTCTCCTTTTTTATCACTGGGCTATCTTGCTAAAAACCCACCGTTTTGTCGTAATATAACAACAGATATTGGTAATTGCACTCAGAATTTACACCTGCGCGACCAAGGTCAAACTAGTCAGTTTATAACGAGTTCTGATATGCTTTTTGTGCTTAAATTACTGTCAGCAGTGATATCTTTCATGGTATGACATTTCTGCCGAATGTCAGTTGCGGTGCTTGATAGAAAAGACGTTTTTCTGTACATCTAACACCGTTGATTAAAAAATAAAATTACACAATCGAAATTTAGCGGACGTACGCGTATGAATACCCTAGAAAAGGTTCAGAAAAGCCTCACTCATTTCAGCAAGTCTGAACGTAAAGTGGCGGAAGTCATCCTGGCATCTCCTCAAACCGCCATTCATTCCAGTATTGCCACCCTGGCCAAGATGGCCGATGTTAGCGAGCCAACCGTTAACCGTTTCTGCCGCCGCCTCGATACTAAAGGCTTTCCTGATTTTAAACTGCATTTAGCACAAAGTCTCGCAAACGGCACGCCATACGTTAGCCGGCACGTGGAAGAAGACGACTCGCCAGAATCTTACACTACCAAGATTTTTGAATCGTCCATGGCATCATTGGATACTGCGCGGCAAAGCCTCGACACCACGGCTATCAACAAGGCGGTAGATGTGCTGACTCAAGCCAAGAAAATTTCTTTCTTTGGTCTTGGTGCTTCAGCCTCGGTGGCCCACGATGCCCAGAATAAATTTTTCCGATTTAATGTGCCGGTCATCTGTTTTGATGATGTGTTAATGCAACGCATGAGCTGCATCAACAGCAACGAAGGCGATGTCGTGGTTCTCATCTCCCACACAGGCCGCACCAAGTCGTTGATCGATATTGCTCGGTTAGCGCGGGAAAATGGCGCAGCAGTGATCGGCATTACCGCTAGGAACTCACCGTTATCAGCGGAATGTACCCTGCCGGTGACCATGGAGGTCCCTGAAGATACCGATATGTATCTACCAATGGCATCACGTTTAGCACAATTGGTGATCATTGACGTATTGGCCACAGGTTTCACCCTGCGCCGGGGACCACGCTTCCGTGATAGCCTAAAACGGGTAAAAGAAGTGCTGAAAGAGTCACGGATCACAGTCGACACCAGCCACGTGTGATAGGCCGACATTAATTCCACATTAGAAACGGCAGATGTGCTTGCATCTGCCGTTTTTGCATCTTAAATAGGTTGAGTTATCACAAAAAATAAAAAGCTTGAGCTGTGTCATTTTGTTCGTAATTTTCCTACAAAAATAGGATTAAGCTGATAGTATAACTGCAGATTAGTTAAATTAACGGAGTGTCATATGTTC
This region of Shewanella sp. NFH-SH190041 genomic DNA includes:
- a CDS encoding bifunctional 4-hydroxy-2-oxoglutarate aldolase/2-dehydro-3-deoxy-phosphogluconate aldolase: MQTTNWSLQPQDVFARGPIVPVMVINDIEHAVPLARALVAGGISVLEVTLRTPCALAAISRIAKEVPEAIVGAGTILSEAQLQQAVDAGAQFAITPGATLELLKAAKAGTVPLIPGVASISEVMAGMALGYTHFKFFPAEASGGVNALKAFAGPLADIHFCPTGGISPANYLDYLALKNVDCIGGSWIAPTDAMDAGDWQRITQLCREAIDGIKG
- the edd gene encoding phosphogluconate dehydratase gives rise to the protein MHSVVQAVTDRIIARSKTSRAKYLAALNDAKTRGVHRSSLSCGNLAHGFAACNQADKTTLRQLNKANIGIITAYNDMLSAHEPYGSYPDIIKAACHEIGSVAQVAGGVPAMCDGVTQGQPGMELSLLSREVIAMATAVGLSHNMFDGALLLGICDKIVPGLLIGALSFGHLPMMFVPAGPMKSGIPNKEKAKIRQQFAQGKLDRSALLEAESQSYHSAGTCTFYGTANSNQLMLEVMGLQLPGSSFVNPDDPLRNALTQMAAKQVCRLTEHSGQYTPIGEIVSEKSVVNGIVALLATGGSTNLTMHIVAAARAAGILVNWDDFSELSDAVPLLARVYPNGHADINHFHAAGGMAFLIRELLDAGLLHEDVSTVAGFGLSRYTKEPRLIDGELIWVDGPKESLDKDVLTGCATPFQANGGLKLLQGNLGRAVIKASAVAPEHRVIEAQAVVIDDQNKLDALFKAGELDKDCVVVVKGQGPKANGMPELHKLIPLLGTQQDKGFKVALLTDGRMSGASGKVPAAIHLTPEAIDGGLIAKIQDGDLIRVNADSGEICLLVDDAILAERVAEKIDLHPVSYGMGRELFAVMRAHLSSPETGARCTTAIDEHY
- the pgl gene encoding 6-phosphogluconolactonase; its protein translation is MIKETVFKSFDTTAALEQQLAERIAQQLQQAVDSRGEASLVVSGGSTPLKLFRALSDIAIDWRDVYITLADERWVEPYDKDSNESLVRANLLQGHAACAKFRGLKNMFATPEAGLQMACESLANLPRPFDVVVLGMGNDGHTCSWFPCAPADELNHALNSDALLAAVQPQSAPHARITLTRNAILGSRQIYLHLVGEQKLAVYRQALADDDIYAMPIRAVLAQHKTPVDVYWSA
- the zwf gene encoding glucose-6-phosphate dehydrogenase; translation: MSITTSAAKACDFVLFGTKGDLARRKLLPSLYQLDKAQLLHEETQIVGVAKDSFSRDEFIVLVRKALDTFVKEELCEDTVTRFLSRCHYVGTNFTESAGYAAFNELLNPSHVMVNYFATPPAIFGDICRCLHEQDLIKPDTRVVLEKPIGSDLASSKVINDQVSAYFQESQVYRIDHYLGKETVQNLIALRFANSLFASKWDNRTIDHVQITVAEEVGIEGRWGYFDKAGQMRDMIQNHLLQVLTLVAMDPPVNLNADSIRDEKVKVLKSLRPINMDNVYENTVRGQYSSGFLKGSPVPGYLEEEGANQDSSAETFVALRVDIDNWRWAGVPFYLRSGKRMPFKSSEIVVYFKNPPHNLYRSSYRNLPPNKLTIRLQPHEGVEIQMMNKVPGLEQTTRLQTTKLDLSFSDTFKNERIADAYERLLLEAMLGNQALFVRRDEVEQAWTWVDGIISAWEMSNEKPKSYPAGTWGPVASVALITKDGRSWDE
- a CDS encoding MurR/RpiR family transcriptional regulator; the protein is MNTLEKVQKSLTHFSKSERKVAEVILASPQTAIHSSIATLAKMADVSEPTVNRFCRRLDTKGFPDFKLHLAQSLANGTPYVSRHVEEDDSPESYTTKIFESSMASLDTARQSLDTTAINKAVDVLTQAKKISFFGLGASASVAHDAQNKFFRFNVPVICFDDVLMQRMSCINSNEGDVVVLISHTGRTKSLIDIARLARENGAAVIGITARNSPLSAECTLPVTMEVPEDTDMYLPMASRLAQLVIIDVLATGFTLRRGPRFRDSLKRVKEVLKESRITVDTSHV